Proteins co-encoded in one Dyadobacter sp. CECT 9275 genomic window:
- a CDS encoding SusC/RagA family TonB-linked outer membrane protein has translation MKQILFPKPWLWVSGLLFILLVGAEKTAAQSGSKVTVSGKITAANDNAPLIGATITEKGTNSGTTADVDGNYKLQVAKGANIVVSFIGYVPQEIPVDNRSVIDVSLKADQQQLQDVVVVGYGTARKKDLTGSITKISSEQFIQPSTGSFDQMLQGKAPGVQVSQTTGAPGGNVNILIRGVSSITGGNQPLYVVDGFAMGTGGGGSDMRNYGGNNFSSAGMASNTGNRVNPLASINPSDIESIEILKDASATAIYGSRGANGVVIITTKRGAYGKSQISVDASYGFQEVAHKLKMLNSKQYADYVADGRDNAWVYAGGKATDPNEIRSANTRVRPEFRNPESITTDTDWQDVLFRTAPVRNVQVSSTGGNEKARYFISGGYFSQEGIVINSDYTRFNLRVNVDAQITKRIKIGTSTYGSYGYGRFANTESHYGAGGLLTNALAASPTIPAYDSNGNYYFNQNDVTDGLGFLANVLAVSDGSEDRRKVMDVVTNNFVEVNITNDLTFKSSVGVNFGTNNIKLWRSSAVPNYGTLNYPASAGTSRAENLNWLNENTLTYVKVFNNKHFVNGLIGFTAQKNSRDLVSVGASDFPTEYVPFITAGIVNAGTQSINEWALLSTMARLTYSYAGKYMFTATVRRDGSSRFGSNNRWGSFPSFSVGYNISEENFMKNVNFISNLKLRASYGISGNNQIGDYTHIGLLSTTRYVKNRALNPGLIPSTMSNDNLTWEKSKQTNVGIDLGLFKDRITLTADVYRDHKTDLLLAVQLPAASGFSSSTQNIGDIENKGFELGLQTVNIRRKAFEWSTNFTFSHNENKVLKLATEGGRIANSAYQITQVGSAISSFYLINKLGVFMKASELDGAALQHPQTQAGDLKFEDVNKDGVINQSDRKIVGSPWPDFTWGLDNNFSLGNLSLNIGLVGSHGAYTYLDAGASLLGDNGVQNNLILTDRRWRSEADPGDGIMPRSIRSNHALGFGTSSHYLYNNSFTRIRNIKLSYNLPKELTKHMGLNALNVYANVSNVYTFTDYPGYDPESSVTGDNIVNAGIDYLNYPLPRTYTLGIKLTF, from the coding sequence ATGAAACAAATTTTATTCCCAAAGCCGTGGCTGTGGGTCAGCGGCTTGTTATTCATTTTGCTTGTTGGCGCAGAGAAGACAGCCGCTCAATCGGGCTCCAAAGTAACAGTCAGTGGTAAAATAACTGCGGCTAACGATAATGCACCTTTAATTGGCGCAACAATCACCGAGAAAGGAACCAACAGCGGTACAACCGCCGACGTGGACGGAAATTACAAGTTACAGGTAGCCAAGGGCGCTAATATTGTGGTCAGCTTCATAGGTTATGTGCCTCAGGAGATACCGGTTGACAACCGCTCTGTCATTGACGTGAGCCTGAAAGCCGACCAGCAACAGCTTCAGGATGTAGTGGTGGTGGGGTATGGTACAGCACGAAAAAAGGACCTGACGGGATCCATTACTAAAATTTCCAGTGAACAGTTCATTCAGCCTTCTACCGGAAGTTTTGACCAGATGCTGCAGGGAAAAGCACCGGGTGTGCAAGTTAGCCAGACAACCGGTGCACCGGGCGGAAATGTCAATATCCTCATCCGGGGGGTAAGCTCCATCACCGGAGGTAATCAGCCGCTCTACGTGGTCGACGGTTTTGCGATGGGTACAGGCGGCGGAGGTTCAGATATGCGGAATTACGGCGGGAATAATTTCTCGTCGGCAGGTATGGCCAGCAATACCGGCAACCGGGTAAATCCGCTTGCTTCCATAAACCCATCTGATATTGAATCCATAGAGATACTAAAAGATGCCTCCGCGACTGCAATTTACGGATCACGAGGTGCCAATGGTGTGGTGATCATCACCACCAAACGTGGAGCCTACGGAAAATCGCAGATCAGCGTGGATGCCTCCTATGGTTTTCAGGAAGTGGCCCATAAACTAAAAATGCTGAATTCAAAACAATACGCCGACTATGTAGCCGACGGAAGGGATAATGCCTGGGTTTATGCAGGAGGAAAAGCTACGGACCCCAACGAGATACGGTCAGCCAATACCCGGGTAAGGCCGGAGTTCAGAAATCCGGAGTCCATCACGACCGATACCGACTGGCAGGATGTACTTTTCAGAACCGCGCCGGTCAGGAACGTTCAGGTATCTTCCACTGGTGGTAACGAAAAGGCCAGATACTTTATATCCGGTGGTTATTTCTCCCAGGAAGGGATTGTGATTAATTCCGACTATACCCGTTTCAACCTGAGGGTGAATGTGGATGCGCAGATCACCAAGCGAATCAAAATTGGGACTTCGACATACGGCTCCTATGGCTATGGAAGATTTGCCAATACGGAATCTCACTACGGAGCCGGAGGTCTGCTGACCAATGCACTGGCTGCATCGCCTACCATACCTGCCTATGACAGCAACGGGAATTACTATTTTAACCAGAATGACGTAACAGATGGCCTTGGCTTTCTGGCCAACGTACTGGCTGTAAGCGACGGATCTGAGGATCGCCGCAAAGTAATGGATGTTGTTACCAATAACTTTGTAGAAGTGAACATTACCAACGATCTCACCTTCAAAAGTTCTGTTGGCGTAAATTTCGGAACCAATAATATCAAATTATGGCGATCATCAGCGGTGCCCAATTATGGTACACTTAATTACCCCGCCTCGGCCGGTACCTCCAGGGCCGAAAACCTCAACTGGCTCAATGAAAATACTTTAACCTATGTAAAAGTATTTAACAACAAACATTTTGTAAATGGGCTGATAGGTTTCACTGCCCAAAAGAACAGCAGAGACCTGGTTTCGGTAGGCGCCTCAGATTTCCCAACGGAATATGTCCCCTTTATCACTGCGGGAATTGTGAATGCCGGAACGCAGAGCATCAACGAATGGGCGCTGTTATCGACAATGGCCAGGCTCACTTATTCCTATGCAGGTAAATACATGTTCACTGCCACAGTCCGCCGCGACGGAAGTTCGAGATTTGGATCCAACAACCGCTGGGGATCATTCCCTTCTTTTTCAGTAGGTTATAACATTTCAGAAGAAAACTTCATGAAGAATGTCAACTTCATCAGTAACCTGAAACTAAGGGCCAGCTATGGTATTTCCGGAAATAACCAGATCGGAGATTACACGCACATCGGTTTGTTATCCACCACCCGTTATGTCAAAAACAGAGCTCTTAATCCCGGTTTGATCCCGAGCACGATGTCCAACGATAACCTGACCTGGGAGAAATCGAAACAGACCAACGTAGGTATCGACCTCGGCCTGTTCAAAGACCGGATCACGCTGACTGCCGATGTTTACCGGGATCATAAAACCGACCTGCTACTGGCTGTGCAGCTACCCGCGGCGTCAGGGTTCAGCAGTTCCACACAAAACATAGGGGATATTGAAAACAAAGGTTTTGAACTTGGCCTGCAAACAGTGAACATACGCCGCAAAGCTTTTGAGTGGAGTACTAATTTCACATTTAGCCACAACGAAAACAAAGTTTTAAAACTGGCAACCGAAGGTGGAAGAATTGCGAATTCGGCCTATCAGATCACCCAGGTGGGTTCTGCCATCTCGAGTTTTTATCTGATCAATAAACTGGGGGTATTCATGAAAGCTTCGGAACTGGATGGTGCCGCTCTGCAGCATCCCCAAACCCAGGCTGGTGACCTGAAGTTTGAAGACGTCAATAAGGACGGTGTAATCAACCAAAGCGACAGGAAGATCGTTGGATCGCCCTGGCCCGACTTTACCTGGGGGCTTGACAACAATTTTTCCCTTGGCAATCTCAGTCTGAATATCGGTTTGGTAGGCTCACACGGAGCATATACCTACCTGGATGCCGGTGCTTCGCTTTTGGGTGACAACGGTGTGCAAAACAACCTGATCCTGACCGACAGAAGATGGCGGTCCGAAGCCGACCCTGGCGATGGTATCATGCCACGGTCCATCAGAAGTAATCACGCACTGGGTTTTGGGACTTCTTCTCATTACTTGTATAACAACTCGTTTACCCGAATCCGAAATATCAAGCTGTCGTACAACCTGCCCAAAGAGCTTACCAAACACATGGGACTTAATGCGCTCAACGTGTATGCCAACGTCTCCAATGTCTACACCTTTACGGATTATCCTGGTTATGACCCGGAGTCCAGTGTTACCGGAGATAACATTGTAAACGCCGGTATTGACTACCTGAACTATCCGCTGCCGCGTACGTACACCCTGGGTATTAAATTAACTTTTTAA
- a CDS encoding SGNH/GDSL hydrolase family protein, producing the protein MKQALIFLFLLNILAVPANAQIADTSYLQNVKKELNALWPKNRTINLVFHGHSVPAGYGDRHEVNTLRSYPNLLLKVLKEKYPYAVINVIVTAIGGENAIKGAARFESDVLAHKPDVLFIDYALNDRFAPLDKTKEAWETMIRQAQAKNIKVILLTPSPDQRTDITDPANPLDPYAEQIRLLAKQYQTGLADPYPVFKKIVKAGELKKYMASVNHPNEAGHLIITETIKPYFY; encoded by the coding sequence ATGAAACAAGCTCTGATCTTTCTCTTTTTATTAAACATTCTGGCGGTGCCGGCCAACGCTCAGATTGCGGATACCAGTTATCTTCAAAATGTAAAGAAGGAACTGAATGCCCTCTGGCCTAAAAACCGGACCATTAACCTGGTCTTCCATGGCCATTCCGTACCCGCGGGTTATGGCGACAGACATGAGGTAAATACCCTCCGGTCCTATCCGAACCTTTTGCTGAAAGTACTTAAGGAAAAATATCCTTATGCGGTGATCAATGTTATCGTAACTGCCATTGGCGGTGAGAACGCCATAAAGGGTGCCGCACGCTTTGAAAGCGATGTGCTGGCACACAAGCCCGACGTACTTTTTATTGATTATGCGCTAAACGACCGGTTTGCTCCTTTGGACAAGACAAAAGAAGCCTGGGAAACCATGATCCGGCAGGCTCAAGCCAAAAATATAAAAGTGATCCTCCTGACACCTTCGCCCGACCAGCGCACTGATATTACTGACCCTGCGAATCCGCTGGATCCCTATGCAGAGCAGATCAGGTTGCTGGCCAAACAGTACCAAACCGGCCTGGCTGATCCTTATCCCGTATTTAAAAAAATTGTGAAGGCTGGAGAACTTAAAAAATACATGGCCTCGGTTAATCACCCGAACGAGGCTGGCCACCTGATTATTACGGAGACAATCAAACCTTATTTTTACTGA
- a CDS encoding glycosyl hydrolase produces the protein MKIALTILCFFCCIGESLGQRADDIRMNFLSPPENAKPKLYWWWLNGDVDTTQLKKELHLMKEAGIGGVDIFEIGVFPEDNTDGMIKAGPPFMGTDFLKSLKVALDKAKELKMEVGMSVASSWNAGGSWVRPEHAAKTLYSSKTEINAASGSNIILPFPEISENDTRGRSRLIQYTADKKPVYYEEVVVLAIPKVHQGDLDTTNILNLTYLFDQKSERLSWTPKSGSWEVYRYVCANSGEHLFLPSPNSVGPIIDHYDSLATAEHINYFINRLKPLVGGDFTKSALKYLYLASYEATDFAWSAGLPAKFRSLNGYDIYKFIPALFNNKSYNPKLLESFRFDLRKTFSEMMINNHYKKAREICNANGLKIISEAGGPGVYNIPVETLKALGSLDIPRGEFWYKTQKFNQDGIDIMWLVKEIAAASHIYKQGIVEEEAFTSMKNWQEGPRDLKIIADRAFCEGMNRLVIHGFPHNPKADIYPGIGYFAGTHYNDRQVWWSKVKPFHEYLSRISHILQNSRFAADVLYYYGEEIPNLIPPKNTQFKAGTGYDYEVINTEVLLKDLKVEHGEWVLPGVGRYKILSIGKGNRIGTQVRQQLEEWRRQGGIITESENITNLGIPADFKYGSEEKGLLDFIHYQKGQQDFYLIRNTTDQWVKEQCSFRQTLSRPEIWDPVTGKIFPVTVYNQSGSNHTNLELTLPPYGTYFVVFDKNLVGKSSSARRELYPSISQTDILKGNWHVTFSAKWGGPQSTAMDSLVSWTESRIAGIKYYSGDAVYSRDFHLDKNAEKGERVFLDLGELSKIASVKLNGKSLGITWTPPFRYEISDLIKTGKNTVKIEVSNVWSNRLTGDAILNQHFTNTNLKAAVRGKNPVSWGKMPLVPSGLFGPVTILRYNQKEK, from the coding sequence ATGAAGATTGCCTTGACAATCCTTTGTTTCTTTTGCTGTATTGGTGAGTCGTTGGGACAACGTGCTGACGACATACGAATGAATTTCCTGAGCCCTCCCGAAAACGCCAAACCCAAATTATACTGGTGGTGGTTGAACGGAGATGTGGATACCACCCAGCTCAAAAAAGAACTTCATCTGATGAAAGAGGCAGGTATTGGTGGCGTAGATATTTTTGAAATAGGCGTTTTCCCGGAAGATAATACTGATGGGATGATCAAAGCCGGTCCGCCCTTTATGGGAACCGATTTTCTTAAATCTTTAAAAGTTGCATTGGATAAAGCCAAAGAACTGAAAATGGAAGTCGGCATGAGCGTTGCCAGCAGCTGGAATGCCGGTGGCAGCTGGGTCCGCCCGGAACACGCGGCCAAAACCCTGTACTCATCCAAAACAGAAATAAACGCAGCCTCCGGCAGCAACATAATACTGCCATTTCCTGAAATATCAGAGAATGATACGCGAGGAAGAAGCCGGTTGATTCAATATACGGCTGATAAAAAACCGGTGTATTATGAAGAAGTAGTGGTGCTGGCCATACCAAAAGTGCATCAGGGTGATCTGGATACAACGAATATCCTGAACCTGACCTACCTTTTTGACCAGAAATCTGAAAGACTCAGCTGGACTCCCAAATCCGGAAGCTGGGAAGTTTACCGTTACGTATGCGCCAACTCCGGCGAACATTTATTCCTGCCATCGCCAAACTCGGTCGGGCCAATTATAGACCATTACGACAGCCTGGCAACAGCAGAACATATCAATTACTTCATCAACCGTCTGAAACCACTGGTAGGCGGTGATTTTACAAAATCTGCCTTGAAATATCTTTACCTGGCTAGTTACGAAGCCACCGATTTTGCATGGTCGGCGGGATTACCTGCAAAATTCAGGAGCCTGAATGGATACGATATTTACAAATTCATCCCGGCCCTTTTTAACAATAAAAGTTACAACCCCAAACTTTTAGAAAGTTTCCGTTTTGATCTCAGAAAGACTTTTTCTGAAATGATGATCAATAATCACTACAAAAAAGCCCGGGAAATATGTAATGCCAACGGTTTGAAGATCATTTCCGAAGCGGGCGGGCCGGGTGTTTACAACATTCCGGTAGAAACGCTTAAAGCACTTGGGTCACTGGATATTCCACGAGGTGAATTTTGGTATAAAACTCAAAAATTCAATCAGGACGGAATAGATATCATGTGGCTTGTAAAAGAAATAGCCGCAGCCTCGCACATTTACAAACAGGGGATCGTAGAAGAGGAGGCATTTACAAGTATGAAAAACTGGCAGGAGGGCCCTCGTGACCTCAAAATTATTGCCGACAGGGCATTTTGTGAAGGTATGAACCGGCTGGTCATTCACGGATTTCCGCACAATCCCAAAGCTGACATATATCCGGGCATCGGTTATTTTGCAGGAACACATTACAACGACAGGCAGGTTTGGTGGTCGAAGGTCAAACCTTTTCATGAATATCTTTCCCGAATCTCCCACATCCTGCAAAACAGCCGCTTTGCAGCAGATGTACTATACTATTACGGCGAGGAAATCCCCAATCTTATCCCGCCAAAAAATACACAGTTCAAAGCAGGTACCGGCTATGACTATGAGGTTATCAATACCGAAGTCCTTCTGAAAGACCTGAAAGTTGAGCATGGCGAATGGGTCCTGCCAGGCGTGGGCCGATATAAAATACTCAGCATCGGAAAAGGAAACCGGATAGGTACCCAAGTTAGGCAACAGCTTGAAGAATGGCGCAGGCAAGGTGGAATAATCACCGAATCGGAAAACATTACGAACCTGGGCATACCAGCTGATTTCAAATACGGAAGTGAAGAAAAAGGACTGCTTGATTTTATCCATTATCAAAAAGGCCAACAAGACTTTTACCTCATCAGAAATACAACCGATCAGTGGGTAAAAGAACAATGCAGTTTTCGGCAGACATTATCACGGCCTGAGATATGGGATCCCGTTACCGGAAAAATCTTTCCGGTAACCGTATACAACCAAAGCGGTAGTAACCACACCAATCTGGAACTCACCCTCCCACCCTACGGAACTTACTTTGTTGTTTTTGATAAAAATCTTGTCGGCAAAAGCAGCAGCGCTAGAAGAGAGCTATATCCTTCCATCAGTCAAACAGATATTTTGAAAGGAAATTGGCACGTCACTTTTTCAGCCAAATGGGGCGGGCCTCAATCAACCGCGATGGATTCGCTCGTTTCCTGGACGGAAAGCCGCATCGCCGGAATCAAATATTATTCCGGCGATGCGGTATATTCCAGAGATTTCCATCTTGATAAAAATGCCGAAAAGGGAGAAAGGGTTTTCCTGGATCTGGGAGAGCTATCCAAAATTGCATCCGTAAAGCTGAACGGGAAATCATTGGGTATCACCTGGACGCCCCCATTCCGGTATGAAATCTCAGACCTCATAAAAACCGGGAAAAACACCGTGAAAATTGAAGTATCCAATGTGTGGTCCAACAGACTTACCGGCGATGCCATACTCAACCAACATTTTACTAATACTAACTTAAAGGCCGCTGTCCGTGGCAAAAACCCTGTATCCTGGGGCAAAATGCCTTTGGTACCTTCCGGACTTTTCGGGCCGGTCACTATTCTTCGTTATAACCAAAAAGAAAAATGA
- a CDS encoding glycosyl hydrolase, with protein MRKLFTLISLLLTCSLGFFAVIPASGQVSTLKNLKEGFKNPTGTARAKVYWWWMNGYTDSTRIREELQAIKNAGLGGVDIFEIGFRPDGLVPAGPPFMSDASLKHIVLAIKEATRLGLEVGLNLSSSWNAGGTWIQPQHGAKTVYFSKTSLTQSAGSAIRLPFPEIPKKDSKGRDLMIRFAANGKPVYCEEISVLALPADRQAAHLDTAMIINVTRFFDPETETLRWKAPAGRWDIYRYVCSNTGEELKLPSPNSKGLIIDHFDSTATRAHFEYFIQKLRPLLGDFRKTALKNLYLASFEATGTIWTPSFPGQFRQLNGYDVSKFLPALFDKRAFSPAVYDEFKKDFDLTISELMINNHYRKGKEIANSYGLHLISESGGPGPPLHNVPVEGIKALGALDVPRGEFWINHAQYDATPDSIDLLMLVKEISAASHIYQRKITELEAFTSFQNWQEGPGDMKPNGDRAFCEGMSRPVIHGFSHNPAGVGYPGIYYVAGTHFNDKTTWWPKVKPFNDYLARVSYVLQQTDFVADVLYYYGDQVPNFVTPKNTRFAVGSGYDYEVINSEILVRDLTVKNGLLTLPYGAQFKVLALGNISGRNPAVLKKLQQLLRDGAIVTGIKPDVIPEKSKQIIETLWGPPNVSKANKITSIPALALLKAMKLAPDFDYPDKLSERLDYMHKSQPALDFIHYSKDGQDFYFVRNTGKGWISRLCSFRQTGKSPELWDPVTGYISPVTIYQQNGPQIQIPLSLPPFASFFIVFGKKKSSKSYTSIASENNPPLLEYTPDGVRMLKYGNMKLTGNGKTVVINHTADSLTISGAWTVSFTKGWGAPEKAVFPELISWTKSENPGIRYYSGSAVYEKKFSKALKVPKDNRVYLDLGEVSKVAEVWLNGKSLGIVWTSPFRFDVTEQLVNGENNLRIEVINTWSNRIIGDITSPEKFTKTNLNVRGSRELLWTETPLTASGLIGPVILKTVKTLK; from the coding sequence ATGAGAAAATTATTTACCCTAATATCCTTACTCCTAACGTGTTCCCTAGGCTTTTTTGCCGTTATTCCGGCCAGCGGGCAGGTTTCAACCTTAAAAAATTTAAAGGAAGGTTTCAAAAACCCGACGGGCACGGCACGCGCCAAGGTATACTGGTGGTGGATGAATGGTTATACCGATTCCACAAGGATCAGAGAGGAATTGCAGGCTATCAAAAATGCAGGATTGGGCGGTGTCGATATCTTTGAAATCGGCTTCAGGCCCGACGGCCTGGTACCGGCAGGGCCACCCTTCATGAGTGACGCTTCGTTAAAACATATTGTACTGGCTATTAAAGAAGCGACCCGGCTTGGCTTGGAAGTAGGCCTTAACCTCTCGAGCAGCTGGAATGCGGGAGGTACCTGGATACAACCCCAGCATGGCGCGAAAACAGTGTATTTTTCCAAAACCAGTTTAACGCAATCGGCCGGATCAGCCATTCGGTTACCTTTTCCGGAAATTCCAAAAAAGGATTCAAAGGGCAGGGACCTCATGATCCGTTTTGCAGCGAACGGGAAGCCGGTGTACTGCGAGGAAATTTCAGTACTGGCCCTGCCTGCTGACCGCCAGGCGGCCCATCTGGATACGGCCATGATCATTAACGTAACCCGTTTTTTTGATCCTGAAACGGAAACACTTCGTTGGAAGGCACCGGCTGGAAGGTGGGACATTTACAGGTATGTATGCTCCAACACTGGAGAAGAACTTAAATTACCCAGCCCGAACTCCAAAGGCCTGATCATCGACCACTTTGACTCCACCGCCACCCGAGCGCACTTTGAATATTTCATCCAAAAATTACGGCCCCTACTGGGTGATTTCAGAAAAACAGCGCTTAAGAACTTGTACCTGGCCAGTTTTGAGGCCACCGGAACCATCTGGACACCCTCGTTCCCCGGTCAGTTCCGTCAGCTGAATGGCTACGACGTAAGTAAATTTCTGCCAGCATTGTTCGACAAACGCGCGTTCAGCCCAGCTGTTTATGATGAATTTAAAAAAGATTTTGATCTGACCATCTCCGAGTTAATGATCAATAATCATTATAGGAAAGGCAAAGAAATCGCCAATAGTTATGGCCTGCACCTGATCTCGGAATCCGGCGGGCCAGGCCCGCCGCTGCATAATGTACCGGTTGAAGGCATCAAGGCGCTGGGTGCGCTGGACGTCCCCCGCGGGGAGTTCTGGATTAATCATGCCCAGTATGATGCCACACCCGACAGCATCGATTTACTGATGCTGGTGAAGGAAATTTCAGCTGCTTCGCATATATACCAGCGAAAAATCACAGAGCTGGAAGCCTTTACCAGTTTTCAGAACTGGCAGGAGGGCCCGGGAGATATGAAACCAAACGGAGACCGGGCGTTTTGCGAAGGTATGAGCCGCCCTGTGATCCACGGGTTCAGCCATAATCCGGCAGGGGTAGGTTATCCTGGTATCTATTACGTGGCGGGAACTCATTTTAATGATAAAACCACCTGGTGGCCTAAAGTCAAACCTTTTAATGACTATCTGGCGCGGGTGTCTTACGTTCTTCAGCAGACGGATTTTGTGGCTGATGTGCTGTACTACTACGGCGACCAGGTACCTAATTTTGTTACACCTAAAAATACCCGGTTTGCCGTGGGTTCGGGATATGATTATGAAGTCATCAATTCCGAGATTCTCGTCCGGGACCTTACCGTAAAAAACGGACTGCTTACGCTTCCGTATGGTGCACAGTTTAAAGTCCTGGCGCTGGGAAACATATCCGGCAGGAATCCAGCTGTTCTCAAAAAATTGCAGCAGTTGCTTCGTGATGGAGCCATCGTCACGGGAATCAAACCAGATGTAATTCCGGAAAAAAGCAAGCAAATCATTGAAACACTCTGGGGCCCGCCAAACGTTTCAAAAGCTAATAAAATTACCTCTATACCGGCCCTTGCTTTGTTAAAGGCCATGAAACTCGCCCCGGATTTCGACTATCCAGACAAGCTGTCTGAACGGCTGGACTATATGCATAAAAGTCAGCCCGCACTCGATTTCATCCATTATAGCAAAGACGGTCAGGATTTTTATTTTGTGAGGAATACCGGAAAGGGTTGGATATCAAGGCTCTGTTCTTTCCGGCAAACAGGAAAATCACCCGAACTTTGGGATCCTGTGACAGGCTATATCAGTCCCGTAACGATTTACCAACAGAACGGGCCGCAGATACAAATTCCCTTGTCGTTACCTCCCTTTGCCTCTTTTTTTATTGTTTTTGGCAAGAAAAAATCAAGTAAAAGTTACACGTCCATCGCTTCGGAAAATAACCCGCCGCTTCTTGAATATACTCCGGATGGCGTAAGGATGCTTAAGTATGGCAATATGAAGCTAACTGGTAACGGAAAAACGGTTGTTATCAATCACACTGCCGATTCCCTGACCATCTCCGGTGCTTGGACCGTTTCCTTCACCAAGGGCTGGGGCGCACCCGAAAAAGCAGTTTTCCCTGAGCTCATATCCTGGACAAAATCAGAAAACCCAGGTATCCGTTACTATTCTGGCTCAGCAGTTTATGAGAAAAAATTTTCCAAGGCTCTCAAGGTACCAAAGGACAACCGGGTGTACCTGGATCTTGGTGAGGTATCCAAAGTTGCCGAAGTGTGGCTGAATGGCAAGTCGCTGGGCATTGTCTGGACCAGCCCTTTCAGGTTTGATGTGACAGAACAACTGGTAAATGGAGAAAATAATCTGCGCATTGAGGTAATTAATACCTGGTCCAACCGGATTATCGGAGATATTACTAGCCCTGAAAAATTTACTAAAACCAACCTCAACGTAAGAGGCTCGCGCGAGTTATTATGGACAGAAACGCCTTTAACGGCCTCTGGCCTGATAGGCCCCGTGATCCTGAAAACGGTTAAAACACTAAAATAA
- a CDS encoding RagB/SusD family nutrient uptake outer membrane protein, with amino-acid sequence MKKYIVYIFMGAAMASCSDFLNLQPEYQINENSFYKSPKDFETALVGNYAGLQGLHNTSLINLGDLTTDNTDIRSTSPTTSEAECDEMNPTAANDFLNTIWSTCFATIARSNNILSRLDAVTMSDAQKNQYKGESLFLRAYSYFYLVRLFGNVPMVDVAFRSPDEIMKFDMTRKPVSEVYSLIIKDLTEASTLLNGVTGLSKSQASVGAAKTLLGKVYLTTKQFDLARAVLKEVIDSKTYSLNPDYKKLFTNGNDELQESIFEIKYMSGNVGEGNSFSTVFMPSRFDVGMFPGNMQGAGRILPTRQMANGYEPGDLRRKASIGDSVKLITGKYEKELYGLKFVDFTTGIVGDGGINFTSIRYADVLLMYAESLNETNNTAEAHTYINMVRSRAGLAPLAGLSKAEFALAMEKERKVEFFLEGHRWFDLARTGRTLTVLNKYFQDNGLRFTVAEHEVIMPIPLREIDINPKLGQNPGY; translated from the coding sequence ATGAAAAAATATATCGTCTATATCTTCATGGGAGCAGCGATGGCCTCCTGTTCGGATTTCCTGAATTTACAACCTGAATATCAGATCAATGAAAACTCATTTTATAAAAGCCCCAAGGATTTTGAAACGGCACTGGTAGGAAACTATGCCGGTCTTCAGGGACTTCATAATACTTCGCTGATTAACCTGGGAGATCTCACAACTGATAACACGGATATCCGCTCCACTTCTCCAACAACATCTGAGGCGGAATGCGACGAAATGAATCCTACCGCCGCGAATGATTTTCTGAACACGATCTGGAGTACCTGCTTTGCTACCATCGCGCGGTCCAACAATATCCTGTCGCGCCTGGATGCTGTGACTATGTCAGATGCACAGAAAAATCAGTATAAAGGAGAATCCCTGTTTTTGAGGGCATATAGTTACTTCTATCTGGTGCGGCTTTTTGGCAATGTTCCCATGGTGGACGTGGCGTTCAGGAGTCCTGATGAAATCATGAAATTTGATATGACCAGGAAACCGGTCAGCGAGGTTTACAGCCTGATTATCAAAGACCTGACCGAGGCATCCACTTTACTAAACGGCGTCACCGGACTAAGCAAGTCCCAGGCATCGGTAGGAGCTGCTAAAACATTGCTGGGCAAGGTATATCTGACCACCAAACAATTTGATCTGGCAAGAGCGGTACTGAAAGAAGTAATTGATTCAAAAACATACTCGCTCAATCCTGATTACAAAAAGCTCTTTACCAACGGAAACGATGAATTACAGGAATCCATTTTCGAGATCAAGTATATGTCGGGCAATGTAGGCGAAGGAAATTCTTTTTCAACTGTGTTTATGCCATCCCGTTTCGACGTAGGAATGTTCCCAGGCAATATGCAGGGCGCGGGGCGTATACTGCCAACGCGCCAGATGGCCAACGGTTATGAACCCGGAGACCTGAGAAGAAAGGCTTCCATCGGCGATTCTGTAAAACTCATTACAGGTAAATATGAAAAAGAGCTTTATGGTCTCAAATTCGTAGACTTCACCACAGGAATTGTGGGCGACGGAGGTATCAATTTCACTTCAATCCGTTATGCGGATGTACTTTTAATGTATGCCGAGTCGCTCAACGAAACCAATAACACAGCCGAAGCCCATACCTACATCAACATGGTGAGGAGCCGTGCCGGGCTTGCCCCGCTTGCGGGACTCTCCAAGGCTGAGTTTGCCCTTGCGATGGAAAAAGAAAGAAAGGTTGAGTTCTTCCTGGAAGGCCACCGCTGGTTTGACCTTGCAAGAACCGGCCGCACGCTGACGGTACTTAACAAATATTTCCAGGATAACGGGTTGCGTTTCACCGTTGCCGAACATGAGGTGATCATGCCTATTCCGTTACGGGAAATTGACATCAATCCAAAACTGGGTCAGAATCCGGGTTATTAA